A single region of the Pelobates fuscus isolate aPelFus1 chromosome 4, aPelFus1.pri, whole genome shotgun sequence genome encodes:
- the LOC134607941 gene encoding mas-related G-protein coupled receptor member A6-like — translation MDFNETNMTGLNNTTYDDGGYSTNAYIHFTIASAVAIALCLYGIVANIVVFWFLAFRIKRNKYTVYIINLAVADVIFLLLTALIMIIYINTLIGVNPNFTGKKTLYIFIEIFYDAAQYSGMFFITAISIERCLSMSVPTWCHCNRPKNLSSIMCFLLWFVGCLESLIENFACPPEDFAAQTNVCSGVELMTFSIGVGICLPLMIISSLTLLIMLQKFRKKISIALCILIIIAVLIFILFVIPFNFVWFLMYFQVLSLDVQYVSLYYASVFSTSLNSTINPFLYLFTELKWRKHVSIQEDEKEIQTSSDKISAVMSK, via the coding sequence ATGGATTTCAATGAAACAAACATGACTGGTCTGAATAATACCACATATGACGATGGTGGTTATAGTACAAatgcatatatacattttacCATAGCATCTGCTGTGGCTATAGCTCTATGCCTCTATGGAATTGTGGCAAATATTGTTGTCTTCTGGTTTCTTGCCTTCAGGATAAAGAGAAACAAATATACTGTTTATATTATCAACCTGGCAGTAGCTGACGTCATCTTTCTATTACTTACTGCTCTaataatgattatatatataaacacactaattGGTGTAAACCCTAATTTTACCGGAAAAAAGACtctctatatatttatagaaatattttaTGATGCCGCTCAGTATTCAGGAATGTTCTTCATCACAGCCATTAGCATTGAACGATGTCTCTCAATGAGCGTTCCCACATGGTGCCATTGTAACCGACCAAAGAACCTATCGTCCATCATGTGTTTTCTCCTCTGGTTTGTTGGCTGCTTAGAAAGTCTGATTGAAAATTTTGCATGTCCTCCAGAAGATTTTGCGGCTCAGACAAACGTATGTTCAGGAGTTGAGCTAATGACATTTAGTATAGGGGTTGGTATTTGCTTGCCATTGATGATCATTTCAAGTCTTACACTACTAATCATGCTACAAAAATTCAGAAAGAAAATTTCAATAGCACTTTGCATACTCATCATCATTGCTGTCTTAATCTTTATACTGTTTGTCATTCCATTCAACTTTGTatggtttttaatgtattttcagGTTTTGAGTTTAGATGTTCAGTATGTCAGTTTGTACTATGCCAGTGTGTTTAGCACTTCACTGAATAGTACTATCAAtccttttctatatttatttactgAGCTCAAATGGAGAAAACATGTCTCCATTCAAGAAGATGAGAAAGAAATTCAAACCAGCAGTGACAAAATATCAGCTGTAATGTCAAAGTAG